In the Podospora pseudocomata strain CBS 415.72m chromosome 5, whole genome shotgun sequence genome, one interval contains:
- the KRE5 gene encoding killer toxin resistant protein (CAZy:GT24; COG:G; EggNog:ENOG503NVVK; BUSCO:EOG0926049A) codes for MLRLSQLPLGLAAILATCLSPAHVGASPSVNVALKAAFPAPPYLVELLETAASDNATAYFALLDRVAKGDFVDAKTDKTLYEKFVEVLQDDGHMDAEALSTFKLALSMRTAAPRIEAHYQYYSTAVEPSLAEDQVGCVQWYLLDGKQYCTPSLDKAHADVKQSSQERTLPFDHKFGAGAKDIILYADITSPSFGKFHETAKEIAQKGEGSYRIRYKRSAAHPEETLSVNGYGVALTLKRTDYIVIDDRDAGAAKAQDEAQKPIGASDVVLDDEEEITDIKPLEKSELTPLAMKAASFIMKSDSPFETLLKLTQDFPKYSTLLGAHNVSEEFEEEHRLNRQVLAPEGVNVLWMNGVQLIDRQIQPFGLVDLLTRERKLIHGVLDLGLTGEQAVSLLGHSEIAQAKSADDEPRRFDWRDKIEDGEVIVWLNNIEKDKRYQEFSPSIWTILQSFGGLPQVRKNMFNLVAPVDLTKPEDVIVIVEQLLVFMKRLIPVRFGFVPLTPTGEAIDQAKVVYYLLDTYGLSATVAYLESSLESKKMSKADEGVFKQAIKDRKPKEDATVLAFKDIFTSEHHEKQIHLAKHWVERLRADTEVPPVFFNGFPIPREENWLRAMNQKLGAELQEIQQGVYFGQIGDETNIEAQFAEKAIARRNTFIYPEDARDITILNVNKVYTENAYLFDKVPVVEADKDSTKEDWAALTVITDLSTPDGQKLAYFALKFRKDSPGVRIDIVHNPKDTSQSASAPTLHIKKQEDSLATVNTLLDLETVLDNVSAEADRELDAALASFLSSVNLKAGNSALILNGRLVGPIPSAEDFKPEDLETFLETERAQRIVPVHKAIEDLGLGDKISGPLDAAKLTSVTALSGISDLPQGIFDSAPSVRISQFSEFKKEHTSFEVGDASKATIFFTAIINPASEGGQKWAAILKVLSELEGVHLRVFLNPTENVQELPIKRFYRHVLNSAPTFDQDGKVASLSANFAGVPRDTLFVAGMDVPPAWLVTSKVSVDDLDNLRIKDIKAKRGTEHVEVIYELENILIEGHSREMPSGAPPKGAQLVLGTESNPHIADTIIMANLGFFQFKANPGVYNLKLKEGRSSDIFTMVSVGAQGWAPAPGDENAEVTLMDFQGTTLYPRLTRNPGMEGEDVLEPTGPEPAPSGSAMDYLNKGLKFAEGILGKSKPATKSLSETEHAEINIFSVASGHLYERMLNIMMVSVMRHTNHTVKFWFIEQFLSPSFKDFIPVLAEQYGFKYEMVTYKWPHWLRQQKEKQREIWGYKILFLDVLFPLSLDKVIFVDADQIVRTDLYDLVQLDLEGKPYGFTPMCDSRTEMEGFRFWKTGYWANYLRGLPYHISALYVVDLKKFREIAAGDRLRQQYHSLSADPNSLANLDQDLPNHMQFQIPIFSLPQEWLWCETWCSDETLGEARTIDLCNNPQTKEPKLERARRQVPEWTEYDEEIAELARRNREGKEKKVEGANTKSRRFEEETKGHVVDEL; via the exons TGTCCCCAGCCCATGTCGGGGCATCCCCGTCGGTGAATGTTGCGCTGAAGGCGGCCttccctgcccctccatATCTGGTTGAACTGCT AGAAACTGCAGCTTCCGACAATGCGACAGCTTACTTTGCCCTCCTCGATCGTGTCGCAAAGGGCGACTTTGTGGATGCCAAGACGGACAAGACGCTGTACGAGAAGTTCGTGGAAGTACTCCAGGATGATGGACACATGGATGCGGAAGCTCTCTCGACCTTCAAGCTGGCCTTGTCCATGAGAACTGCCGCCCCTCGAATTGAGGCGCATTACCAATACTATTCGACAGCCGTAGAACCATCGCTGGCCGAAGATCAGGTTGGCTGCGTTCAGTGGTATCTTCTTGATGGGAAGCAGTACTGCACTCCTTCTTTGGACAAGGCGCACGCCGATGTGAAGCAGAGCAGTCAGGAAAGGACGTTGCCATTTGATCACAAATTCGGCGCCGGTGCCAAGGATATTATTCTGTATGCCGATATCACTTCACCAAGTTTTGGCAAATTCCACGAGACAGCCAAAGAGATCGCGCAAAAGGGAGAGGGTTCGTACCGCATCAGGTACAAGAGAAGCGCTGCGCACCCAGAGGAGACTCTCTCCGTTAACGGCTACGGAGttgccctcaccctcaagagAACTGATTACATTGTCATCGACGACAGAGACGCAGGCGCCGCGAAGGCCCAAGACGAGGCGCAAAAACCCATTGGAGCTTCCGATGTGGTCctggatgacgaggaagagattACTGATATCAAGCCATTGGAGAAGTCTGAGCTTACTCCTCTCGCCATGAAGGCTGCTTCTTTTATCATGAAAAGTGACTCGCCTTTCGAAACGCTCCTCAAACTCACCCAAGATTTCCCCAAATACTCGACCTTGCTTGGCGCACATAACGTTTccgaggagtttgaggaggagcatcGTCTCAACCGCCAGGTCTTGGCCCCTGAGGGTGTCAACGTCTTGTGGATGAACGGTGTTCAACTGATTGACCGTCAGATTCAGCCATTTGGACTGGTCGATCTTTTGACCCGTGAGCGCAAGCTAATTCACGGCGTTTTGGATCTTGGCTTGACTGGAGAACAAGCTGTGTCTCTGCTTGGTCATAGTGAAATTGCCCAGGCCAAATCGGCAGATGATGAACCTCGCAGGTTCGACTGGCGGGACAAGatcgaggatggtgaggttaTCGTCTGGCTTAACAACATCGAAAAGGACAAAAGATACCAGGAGTTCTCGCCAAGCATTTGGACCATTCTTCAGAGCTTCGGTGGACTACCTCAAGTGCGAAAGAACATGTTTAACTTGGTTGCCCCGGTCGACTTGACAAAGCCTGAGGACGTCATCGTCATTGTTGAGCAGCTCCTCGTATTCATGAAGCGACTGATTCCCGTCCGGTTTGGTTTtgtccccctcacccccaccggAGAAGCCATTGACCAAGCCAAGGTGGTCTACTACCTGCTTGATACCTATGGTCTCTCTGCTACCGTTGCTTACCTGGAGAGCTCTCTCGAGTCAAAGAAGATGTCCAAGGCCGATGAGGGAGTCTTTAAGCAGGCTATCAAGGACCGCAAGCCGAAGGAAGACGCTACAGTCTTGGCTTTCAAGGACATCTTCACCTCGGAGCACCATGAAAAACAAATCCATCTTGCCAAGCATTGGGTTGAAAGACTCCGCGCTGACACTGAAGTCCCTCCTGTTTTCTTCAACGGTTTCCCCATTCCGAGAGAAGAAAACTGGCTTAGAGCCATGAACCAAAAGCTGGGCGCCGAGCTGCAGGAGATTCAGCAGGGGGTGTACTTTGGTCAGATTGGAGATGAGACAAACATCGAGGCCCAGTTCGCTGAAAAGGCCATCGCTCGCCGCAACACTTTTATTTACCCTGAGGATGCCCGTGATATCACCATTCTCAACGTCAACAAGGTCTACACCGAGAATGCCTACCTCTTTGACAAGGtgcctgttgttgaggcAGACAAGGACTCAACCAAGGAAGACTGGGCTGCGCTGACGGTCATCACTGACTTGAGTACCCCCGATGGTCAAAAGCTGGCGTACTTTGCCCTCAAGTTCCGCAAGGATAGCCCGGGCGTCAGGATTGATATCGTCCATAACCCCAAGGATACCAGCCAGTCGGCATCTGCCCCCACTCTTCATatcaagaagcaggaggaCAGTCTAGCGACCGTCAACACCCTGTTGGATCTTGAAACCGTCCTTGATAATGTGTCAGCTGAGGCTGATCGTGAACTCGATGCTGCTCTGGCCAGCTTCTTGTCTAGCGTCAACCTCAAGGCAGGCAACAGCGCTCTTATCCTCAACGGCCGCCTTGTAGGCCCTATCCCCTCTGCCGAGGACTTCAAGCCTGAAGACTTGGAGACCTTCCTTGAGACGGAGCGTGCCCAGCGCATCGTTCCTGTTCACAAGGCGATCGAGGatcttggcctcggtgaTAAGATTTCTGGTCCTTTGGATGCCGCCAAGTTGACCTCAGTCACTGCTCTCTCGGGTATTTCTGATCTCCCACAGGGCATCTTTGACTCTGCGCCATCTGTGAGAATCAGTCAGTTCAGCGAATTCAAGAAGGAACACACGTCATTCGAGGTTGGTGACGCTTCCAAGGCCACCATTTTCTTCACTGCCATTATCAATCCCGCTAGCGAGGGTGGACAAAAGTGGGCTGCTATCCTCAAGGTTCTTTCCGAGTTGGAGGGCGTGCATCTTCGGGTGttcctcaaccccaccgAGAATGTTCAAGAGCTGCCCATCAAGAGATTCTACCGCCATGTTCTCAACTCTGCTCCCACCTTCGACCAGGATGGAAAGGTTGCGTCCCTGTCAGCCAACTTTGCTGGTGTTCCTCGGGATACCTTGTTTGTTGCCGGCATGGATGTTCCTCCTGCTTGGCTCGTTACCTCCAAGGTCTCGGTCGACGACTTGGACAACCTTCGTATTAAGGATATCAAAGCCAAGCGTGGCACCGAGCATGTCGAAGTTATCTACGAACTCGAAAACATTCTCATCGAAGGCCACTCCCGCGAGATGCCCAGCGGCGCACCCCCCAAGGGCGCCCAACTCGTCCTCGGAACCGAAAGCAACCCCCACATCGccgacaccatcatcatggctaacctcggcttcttccagTTCAAAGCCAACCCCGGCGTGTAcaacctcaagctcaaggaagGCCGCTCATCGGACATCTTCACCATGGTCAGCGTAGGAGCCCAAGGCTGGGCCCCCGCTCCCGGCGACGAAAACGCCGAGGTCACCCTCATGGACTTCCAAGGCACAACCCTCTACCCCCGTCTAACCCGCAACCCAGGCATGGAAGGCGAGGACGTCCTCGAGCCCACCGGCCCCGAACCCGCCCCCTCAGGATCAGCAATGGACTACCTCAACAAAGGCCTCAAGTTCGCCGAAGGCATCCTGGGCAAGTCAAAGCCTGCAACCAAATCCCTCAGCGAGACCGAGCACGCGGAGATCAACATTTTTTCGGTTGCCTCGGGCCACTTGTATGAGCGTATGCTCAACATCATGATGGTCAGCGTGATGCGGCACACGAACCACACTGTCAAGTTTTGGTTCATCGAGCAATTTCTCTCGCCTTCCTTCAAGGACTTTATTCCTGTGCTTGCGGAACAGTACGGGTTCAAGTACGAGATGGTGACGTACAAATGGCCTCACTGGCTGCGTCAGCAAAAGGAGAAGCAGCGCGAGATTTGGGGGTATAAAATCTTGTTTCTTGACGTTTTGTTTCCGTTGTCGTTGGATAAAGTCATTTTTGTCGACGCGGATCAGATCGTCCGCACCGATCTGTACGACCTTGTCCAACTCGACCTCGAGGGTAAACCCTACGGCTTCACGCCCATGTGCGACTCCCGCAccgagatggaggggttCCGTTTCTGGAAGACGGGGTACTGGGCCAATTATCTGAGGGGACTGCCGTATCATATCTCGGCTCTTTACGTCGTGGATCTCAAGAAGTTTAGGGAGATTGCTGCGGGGGATAGGCTGAGGCAGCAGTACCACTCTTTGAGCGCTGACCCCAACTCGCTGGCGAATCTGGATCAGGATCTGCCTAATCACATGCAGTTCCAGATTCCAATTTTTAGCCTGCCGCAGGAGTGGCTTTGGTGCGAGACTTGGTGCAGCGATGAGACGCTGGGCGAGGCGAGGACGATTGATTTGTGTAATAACCCGCAGACGAAGGAGCCGAAGCTGGAGAGGGCTAGGAGGCAGGTGCCCGAGTGGACAGAGTATGATGAAGAGATTGCTgagttggcgaggaggaacagggaggggaaggagaagaaggtggagggggcgaaTACTAAGAGTAGgaggtttgaggaggagacaaaggggcatgtggttgatgagttGTAG
- a CDS encoding hypothetical protein (EggNog:ENOG503NV11; COG:G), which translates to MIHLKPALAALLALSTQCVAIDLFVKSSGGNKTTDIMYGLMHEDINNSGDGGIYAELISNRAFQGSEKFPSNLDNWSPVGGATLTLQKLAKPLSSALPYSVNVANPKEGKGKGKDTKGKKVGLANAGFWGMDVKRQKYTGSFHVTGEYKGDFEVSLRSAITGETFGKKVVKGGSKKGKWTEKEFELVPFKDAPNSNNTFVVQWDAEGAKDGSLDLNLISLFPPTFKGRKNGLRIDLAQTMVELKPTFLRFPGGNMLEGNTLDTWWKWYETIGPLKDRPGMAGVWEYQQTLGLGLVEYMEWADDMNLEPIVGVFAGLALDGSFVPESEMGWVIQQALDEIEFLTGDAKTTKWGAVRAKLGHPKPWKVKWVEIGNEDWLAGRPAGFESYINYRFPMMMKAFNEKYPDIKIIASPSIFDNMTIPAGAAGDHHPYLTPDEFVERFAKFDNLSKDNVTLIGEAASTHPNGGIAWEGDLMPLPWWGGSVAEAIFLISTERNGDKIIGATYAPGLRSLDRWQWSMTWVQHAADPALTTRSTSWYVWRILAHHIIRETLPVDAPSGNPNFDPLFYVAGKSETGTGIFKAAVYNSTESIPVSLKFDGLNEGAVANLTVLTGPEDPYGYNDPFTGINVVKEKTTFIKAGKGGKFTFTLPGLSVAVFETADAVKGGKEKGKGKGKGN; encoded by the exons ATGATCCACCTCAAGCCAGCCCTCGCGGCGTTGTTGGCGCTGTCGACGCAATGTGTAGCTATTGATTTGTTTGTCAAGTCTTCGGGGGGGAATAAGACGACTGATATCATGTATGGTCTTATGCACGAG GATATCAACAACTCCGGCGACGGCGGCATCTACGCCGAGCTCATCTCCAACCGCGCGTTCCAAGGGAGTGAGAAgttcccctccaacctcgacaactGGAGCCCCGTCGGTGGCGCTACTCTTACCCTTCAGAAGCTTGCCAAGCCCCTTTCCTCTGCGTTGCCTTACTCCGTCAATGTCGCCAACCccaaggagggcaagggcaagggcaaggacaccaaggggaagaaggttggCTTGGCCAAtgctgggttttggggtATGGATGTCAAGAGGCAGAAGTACACTGGTAGCTTCCACGTTACTGGTGAGTACAAGGGTGACTTTGAGGTTAGCTTGCGCAGCGCGATTACCGGGGAGACCTTTGGCaagaaggtggtgaagggtGGGAGTAAGAAGGGGAAGTGGACCGAGAAGGAGTTTGAGTTGGTGCCTTTCAAGGATGcgcccaacagcaacaacacctttGTTGTGCAGTGGGATGCCGAG GGCGCAAAGGACGGATCTTTGGATCTCAACTTGATCAGCTTGTTCCCTCCGACATTCAAGGGAAGGAAGAATGGGCTGAGAATTGATCTTGCGCAGACGATGGTTGAGCTCAAGCCG ACCTTCTTGCGCTTCCCCGGTGGCAACATGCTCGAGGGTAACACCTTGGACACTTGGTGGAAGTGGTACGAGACCATTGGCCCCCTGAAGGATCGCCCGGGCATGGCTGGTGTCTGGGAGTACCAGCAAACCCTTGGCTTGGGTCTGGTCGAGTACATGGAGTGGGCCGATGACATGAACTTGGAGCCCA TTGTCGGTGTCTTCGCTGGTCTTGCCCTCGATGGCTCGTTCGTTCCCGAATCCGAGATGGGATGGGTCATCCAACAGGCTCTCGACGAAATCGAGTTCCTCACTGGCGATGCTAAGACCACCAAATGGGGTGCCGTCCGCGCGAAGCTTGGTCACCCCAAGCCTTGGAAGGTCAAGTGGGTTGAGATCGGTAACGAGGACTGGCTTGCCGGACGCCCTGCTGGCTTCGAGTCGTACATCAACTACCGCTTccccatgatgatgaaggccTTCAACGAGAAGTACCCTGACATCAAGATCATCGCCTCGCCCTCCATCTTCGACAACATGACAATCCCCGCGGGCGCTGCCGGTGATCACCACCCGTACCTGACTCCCGATGAGTTCGTTGAGCGATTCGCCAAGTTCGATAACTTGAGCAAGGATAACGTGACGCTCATCGGCGAGGCTGCGTCGACGCATCCTAACGGTGGTATCgcttgggagggagatcTCATGCCCTTGCCTTGGTGGGGCGGCAGTGTTGCTGAGGCTATCTTCCTGATCAGCACTGAGAGAAACGGTGACAAGATCATCGGTGCTACTTACGCGCCTGGTCTTCGCAGCTTGGACCGCTGGCAATGGAGCATGACCTGGGTGCAGCATGCCGCTGACCCAGCCCTCACCACTCGCTCGACCAGTTGGTATGTCTGGAGAATCCTCgcccaccacatcatccgTGAGACGCTCCCGGTCGATGCCCCGTCCGGCAATCCCAACTTTGACCCTCTGTTCTACGTTGCCGGAAAGAGCGAGACTGGCACCGGTATCTTCAAGGCTGCCGTCTACAACTCGACTGAATCGATCCCGGTGTCGTTGAAGTTTGATGGTCTCAACGAGGGAGCGGTTGCCAACTTGACGGTGCTTACTGGGCCGGAGGATCCGTATGGATACAACGACCCCTTCACTGGTATCAATGttgtcaaggagaagaccaCCTTCATCAAGGCCGGAAAGGGTGGCAAGTTCACCTTCACCCTGCCGGGCTTGAGTGTTGCTGTGTTTGAGACGGCCGACGCGGTCAAGGGTGGCAAGgaaaagggcaagggcaagggaaaGGGTAACTGA
- the RAD54 gene encoding DNA-dependent ATPase protein rad54 (EggNog:ENOG503NVQF; COG:L), giving the protein MATRCLKSTLLPIRAKLSNTGTFLAAYIKTVSSQSLRLLIPNIPAANKENVGAPRSKFPTPQSLDRLRTPFKCPGSATRTVATDRPARKKRRIDYKGTDGGVDPDADKPYTNADRLALANRDANKFPVFQPKDKTTVFRKAFSVPLLNKDSAAYNPNRPPPTLGLRQGAVFVAKPLHDPSGEFAIVLYDPTVDDKPKDAPKPEEKVEEEKIVEPLEHKSLAEILGIKKKVVGEHPRVPVVIDPKLAKILRPHQIEGVKFMYKCVTGMVDEKAHGCIMADEMGLGKTLQCITLLWTLLKQSPDAGKTTIQKAIVACPASLVRNWANELVKWLGPDATTPFAIDGKASKEELTRQLRQWAIATGRAVTRPIIIVSYETLRLNCEELRNTEIGLILCDEGHRLKNNDNKLFTALNGLNVKRRVILSGTPIQNDLSEYFSLISFANPDLLGTHLEFRKRFEIPILRGRDSMASEAERKRGDECLAELATIVNKFVIRRTNDLLSKYLPIKYEHVVFCNLAPFQLDLYNYFLTSPDIQALLRGKGSQPLKAIGILKNLCNHPDLLKLPDDLPGSEQHYPDDYVPRDSRGRDRDIKPWYSGKMQVLDRMLARIRADTNDKIVLISNYTQTLDLFEKLCRSRAYPCLRLDGKMLVNKRQKLVDKFNDPNGDEFVFLLSSKAGGCGLNLIGANRLVLFDPDWNPAADQQALARVWRDGQKKDCFVYRFIATGTIEEKIFQRQSHKQSLSSCVVDSAEDVERHFSLDSLRELFQYRPDTKSDTHDTFKCKRCKSDGKQFIKAPAMLYGDTSTWNHFVNEGLKGIQDLLLRQEMGEREVSAVFQYISH; this is encoded by the exons ATGGCGACGCGCTGCCTAAAGTCAACATTATTACCAATCCGCGCCAAACTTTCCAACACTGGCACGTTTCTCGCCGCCTACATCAAAACCGTTTCCTCCCAGAGCTTGCGCCTTTT GATACCAAACATTCCCGCCGCGAACAAGGAGAACGTCGGTGCTCCCCGAAGCAAATTCCCCACACCACAATCACTCGACCGCCTCCGGACGCCGTTCAAATGCCCAGGGTCGGCCACTCGCACCGTTGCTACCGACCGCCCAGCTCGCAAGAAGCGGAGAATCGATTACAAGGGCACAGATGGAGGCGTTGATCCGGATGCCGACAAGCCCTACACAAATGCCGACCGGCTAGCCCTGGCGAATCGCGACGCCAACAAGTTCCCAGTATTCCagccaaaagacaagaccaCAGTGTTTCGCAAAGCCTTTTCGGTTCCTCTCCTGAACAAAGATAGCGCTGCCTACAACCCCAATCGCCCCCCACCAACACTTGGCTTAAGACAGGGAGCTGTATTTGTCGCAAAGCCTCTGCACGATCCAAGTGGCGAGTTCGCCATTGTCCTGTATGATCCAACAGTTGACGACAAGCCAAAGGATGCGCCTAAGCCAGAGGAAAAGGTCGAAGAGGAAAAGATCGTTGAGCCCTTAGAGCACAAGAGTCTCGCCGAGATCTTGgggatcaagaagaaggttgttggAGAGCACCCAAGGGTACCGGTGGTCATCGATCCAAAGCTTGCCAAGATTCTCCGCCCACATCAGATTGAAGGTGTCAAGTTTATGTACAAGTGTGTGACGGGCATGGTGGATGAAAAGGCACATGGGTGCATCATGGCCGATGAAATGGGTCTTGGCAAAACGCTACAATGCATCACACTGCTGTGGACACTGCTCAAGCAGTCTCCTGATGCTGGTAAGACAACAATCCAGAAAGCTATTGTTGCCTGCCCAGCAAGTCTGGTGCGCAACTGGGCCAACGAGTTGGTCAAGTGGTTGGGTCCGGATGCTACGACGCCTTTCGCTATTGACGGCAAGGCTTCAAAAGAGGAACTGACCCGACAGCTTCGCCAGTGGGCCATTGCAACCGGACGAGCCGTCACgagacccatcatcatcgtctcaTATGAGACCCTCCGTCTGAACTGCGAAGAGCTCAGAAACACAGAGATCGGACTGATTCTCTGCGACGAAGGTCACCGTCTGAagaacaacgacaacaagtTATTCACTGCCCTGAACGGCCTCAATGTCAAGCGTCGCGTGATTCTCTCTGGTACACCCATTCAAAACGATTTGTCCGAGTACTTTTCACTCATCAGCTTCGCCAACCCGGATCTACTGGGTACACACCTCGAGTTCCGCAAACGCTTCGAGATTCCCATTCTCCGTGGCCGTGATTCCATGGCCTCTGAGGCTGAGAGGAAACGCGGTGATGAATGTCTTGCCGAGCTGGCCACCATCGTCAACAAGTTCGTCATTCGCCGTACCAACGATCTGCTGTCCAAGTACTTGCCCATCAAGTACGAGCACGTCGTCTTCTGCAACCTGGCCCCCTTCCAGCTCGACCTCTACAACTACTTCCTCACCTCGCCAGACATCCAAGCCCTTCTCCGTGGCAAAGGCTCCCAGCCGCTCAAGGCCATTGGTATTCTCAAGAACCTATGCAATCACCCAGATCTTCTCAAGCTCCCCGATGATCTGCCCGGCTCTGAACAACATTACCCCGATGACTATGTCCCCAGGGACTCTCGTGGCCGCGATCGCGACATCAAGCCATGGTACTCGGGCAAGATGCAAGTCCTCGACCGTATGCTGGCCCGCATCCGCGCCGACACAAACGACAAGATTGTCCTCATCAGCAATTACACCCAAACCCTCGACCTCTTCGAGAAGCTCTGTCGCAGCCGCGCCTACCCCTGCCTCCGTCTCGACGGTAAAATGCTGGTTAACAAGCGCCAGAAGCTCGTCGACAAGTTCAACGACCCCAACGGCGACGAAttcgtcttcctcctttcCAGCAAGGCAGGTGGCTGCGGTCTCAACCTCATCGGCGCCAATcgcctcgtcctcttcgacCCCGATTGGAACCCTGCCGCTGACCAGCAAGCTCTCGCTCGTGTCTGGCGTGATGGCCAGAAGAAGGATTGTTTCGTCTACCGGTTCATTGCCACGGGAACAATCGAGGAAAAGATCTTTCAGCGTCAATCGCACAAGCAGAGTTTGAGTTCATGTGTGGTGGATTcggcggaggatgtggagaggCATTTTAGCTTGGACAGCTTGAGGGAGCTGTTCCAGTATCGGCCTGATACGAAGAGCGATACGCATGATACGTTCAAGTGCAAGAGGTGCAAGTCAGATGGGAAGCAGTTTATCAAGGCCCCGGCCATGTTGTATGGTGATACGAGTACGTGGAATCATTTTGTGaatgaggggttgaaggggatACAAGATTTGTTGCTGAggcaggagatgggggagagggaggtgagtgCGGTGTTTCAGTACATTTCTCATTAA
- a CDS encoding hypothetical protein (EggNog:ENOG503PW6A): protein MSLSLNIPKMTSNSTASNNPNIRYEGSSQTKKSEADYIPPKRFYVALPQIALDYAYFKDNVTTNSILRRWNLCLRASLSRHRLGHYLTHDGVPPPNNDPSSKAYKDWRNDCFDIIELILASVQGMVLDMSNKGWYPLSEDPRHHYLKVFETFGLNGPEDL from the coding sequence AtgtccctctccctcaacattCCCAAGATGACCTCCAACTCCACCGCCAGCAACAATCCAAACATCAGATACGAAGGCTCTTCTCAGACGAAGAAAAGCGAAGCGGATTACATCCCACCAAAGCGATTCTACGTCGCCCTTCCTCAAATCGCCCTTGACTACGCCTACTTCAAGGACAATGTAACAACCAACAGCATCCTTCGCCGCTGGAATCTGTGTCTTCgtgcctctctctctcggcaTCGACTCGGTCATTATTTGACTCATGACGGTGTGCCGCCTCCCAACAACGATCCCTCCAGCAAGGCATACAAAGACTGGCGGAACGATTGTTTTGATATCATCGAGTTAATACTCGCCTCGGTGCAGGGGATGGTGTTGGATATGAGTAATAAGGGGTGGTATCCTCTCTCTGAGGACCCAAGACATCATTATCTCAAGGTGTTTGAGACGTTTGGGTTGAATGGACCGGAGGATCTTTGA
- a CDS encoding hypothetical protein (COG:S; EggNog:ENOG503NUNN) codes for MCYAHDLNPTPQDMSSTPSSSTSFGYPTSPPSLLVNTPSSLQQPSNLTTPYRPPSAYPGVIPTPPVDIPLCSIFLFLLLLPIPLNLTLHHLSLYRHRHPGISTRPLIPILLSVFCLLRILALSLRIAWSVHPSNLRLEIAAVVLSMAGIILLYIANLIITRRWVRDYVIFGYRTLVKGFFRFWAAVVIICLVMAVVVSVNCYFTHDGVILRECRNVLLVAVAVLTFVAFIPVLTVGVVMVGDLEDHEVIDGEYSRFRSRSGLLAVTALLLTLEAGFRLGVMFDPRPWGEERWYHSRAAYYCLGYVLEVVVVWLLTGGRVWGGFRTGEVYKGHWPGGERPRVERWAEWVNTEGEVYGERG; via the exons ATGTGCTACGCCCACGACCTCAACCCTACCCCTCAAGACATGAGCTctaccccatcatcctcaacatccttCGGCTACcctacctcaccaccatccctcctcgtcaacacCCCATCCAGCCTTCAACAACCT TCCAACCTAACAACCCCCTaccgccccccctccgcctaCCCAGGCGTAATCCCCACACCCCCAGTTGACATCCCCCTCTGCTCcatcttccttttcctcctcctcctccccatccccctcaacctaaccctccaccacctctccctctaccgccaccgccaccccggCATCTCCACCCGCCCCCTCATCccaatcctcctctccgtctTCTGTCTCCTCCGGATCCTGGCCCTCTCCTTAAGAATAGCCTGGTCcgtccacccctccaacctccgcCTCGAAATCGCCGCCGTGGTCCTCTCCATGGCCGGTATCATCCTCCTCTACATCGCCAACCTAATCATAACCCGTCGCTGGGTGCGCGATTACGTCATTTTCGGTTATCGCACCCTGGTCAAGGGTTTTTTCCGGTTCTGGGCAGCGGTTGTTATTATTTGTCTCGtcatggcggtggtggtgagcgttAATTGTTATTTTACTCACGATGGGGTTATACTTCGGGAATGTAGAAACGTGCTTCTTGTTGCGGTTGCGGTGTTAACTTTTGTAGCTTTTATACCTGTTTTGACGGtcggggtggtgatggtgggggatttggaggatCATGAGGTGATTGATGGGGAGTACTCCCGTTTTAGGTCGAGGAGTGGGTTGCTTGCGGTGACGGCAttgttgttgacgttggAGGCGGGGTTTaggttgggggtgatgtttGATCCGAGGCCGTGGGGCGAAGAGAGGTGGTATCATTCGAGGGCGGCGTATTATTGCTTGGGGTATGTgcttgaggtggtggtggtttggttgttgactggggggagggtttggggcGGGTTTaggacgggggaggtgtaTAAGGGGCATTGGCCGGGGGGTGAAAggccgagggtggagaggtgggcTGAGTGGGTTAATactgagggggaggtttatggggagagggggtag